In the Candidatus Methylomirabilota bacterium genome, CAGTGATGCAGGTGATGCCCCTGCGCGAAGCGGACGCCGCAGCCCGGGAAGCGGCAGCCCCGGTCCCGATGCTGGAGCGCTCGCCGCAAGGCGGGCGGAATCGTCCGGGTTCGCGCGCCGATCTCCAACACGTGACCATTCTCGTCGTGGCGCATGACCACGCGGCTGGCATCGCACGCCAGGCGCTGGGACGTCTCCGCGGAAACGTGTGTGCCGTCTTCCAGCACGGACTGGCCCGGCTGATCGGGGTCGGCCAGCGCCGGGGCGTCGACGTGGACCACCACCTGGTAGCGCTCGCCCGGGGCGCCGGGATCGAGCCCATGATGGAGGGCCGTCTCCGCCAGCAGGCCTAGCGCATCCGCCTGCTGCTGGGACGTGGTCGGGGCATCCGCCTCAGCCGGGCGCGGGGCCGCCTCGGCTCGGCTCCGCTGGTACAGCGTCTCACGCGCGGCCGCCAGCGCCTGAATGAGCAGCGCGCCGACTTCGGGCTCGAGCCGTCCCCTCAGGACCACCATGCCGTCCTCGTCCTGGTAGACGTGAAGCGCCCGGCTCGCATGGCGCCGCTTGGTCTCCCGAGCCTCAGCCTGGCGATCCACCTGCCGCCAGCCCCTCACGATCCGCTCGACGTGGGCGGCGGTGCCGGCCCGCCCCACTCCGAGCAGGCGCTCCTCGGTCTCCGGCGTGGCGACGCGGGTCAGGGCGCGGACCTTGGCGTACGACGGCTCCCCACGGCCGAGAGCCTCGGCAAGGAGTGGCAGCTCCCCGAGGGCGCGCGCGACCCGGACTCGCTCACGGGCCGTGCCCGGGTCGAGCCCCACTCGCCAGCTCAGCCAGGCGGCGCAGGAGCGGAAGCCGGTGTTCCATCCGCCTCGGGCATCGAACTGCCGGATCAGGGCGAGGAGGCGCGCGGTGGCGGCGTCCAGGTGAGCGGACAGCTCGGGGATCTCGTCGCCGAGGCGGTCCAGCTCCAGGACGCGATCGTGAGTGGCAACCAGAGTCGGCCAGTCGTTCGGCATGGCGAGCGCTCCTTGTCGCTGAAGCGACTCTACACCCTGGTTTTCGAGCGACCGGAGAGCCTCCAGGACGAGCGATCGCGGGACGAGGAATGATTTTTGATTTCCGTCCCAACGAGAACATGCAGATTGGGCATTGCCGGCCGCTAGGCCGGCAATTGCTAGCGGGCTGCCGCCGCAGACCAACTCGGCCAGCGGAAGCTGTCAAGCGGAAAATGGCGTGATCCAGCCGCCCCGTGGGGAAGGAGACCCTCGGTGGCTATCTCACGGCTGCGCGCGCCGCCGCCCGATCACCGTGTCCACCACCTCGCGGTTCGCCCGGATCTCGGCGGGCCGGCCGTCGGCCAGCACCTTGCCCTGGTGGAGCGCGATGATCCGGTCCGAGTAGGCGAAGACGATGTCCATGTCGTGCTCGACCTGGATGATGGCCTTGATCGCGATGCGCTCGGCCGCCGCCACCAGGACCTCCATGATGGCGTGCTTGTCCCGCGTGCTCACGCCGGACGTGGGCTCGTCCAGGAGGATGACGTCGGGGTGGAGCGCGAAGGCGCCGGCCACGTCGAGCAGCTTCTTGTCCCCCTGCGGGAGCGTGCCGGCGGGGCGGGACAGCCGGTCGGCGAACCCGAAGAGCGCCGCTACGTCGCCGACCTGCGCCCGGACCTCCGCGTCGCGCGCCAGCGAAGCCAGGAGCCGGCGGCCGCGGCCCAGGCGCGAGACGACGGCGACCGCCAGCGTCTCGGCCACCGTGAGCTCGGGGAAGATGTGGACGAGCTGAAAGCTGCGGGCCAGGCCGAGCCGGGCCAGGCGTACCGGCCCGGTCCCGGCGACGTCCTCCCCCTTGAACGTCACGCGGCCGCTCGACGGCTTCGTCACACCGCTGAGCACGTTCACCAGCGTCGTCTTGCCGGCCCCGTTGGGGCCGATGATGGA is a window encoding:
- a CDS encoding DUF222 domain-containing protein, coding for MPNDWPTLVATHDRVLELDRLGDEIPELSAHLDAATARLLALIRQFDARGGWNTGFRSCAAWLSWRVGLDPGTARERVRVARALGELPLLAEALGRGEPSYAKVRALTRVATPETEERLLGVGRAGTAAHVERIVRGWRQVDRQAEARETKRRHASRALHVYQDEDGMVVLRGRLEPEVGALLIQALAAARETLYQRSRAEAAPRPAEADAPTTSQQQADALGLLAETALHHGLDPGAPGERYQVVVHVDAPALADPDQPGQSVLEDGTHVSAETSQRLACDASRVVMRHDENGHVLEIGARTRTIPPALRRALQHRDRGCRFPGCGVRFAQGHHLHHWAHGGPTTLSNLALLCRRHHRAVHEEGYQVARRPDGTLQFRRPDGHPLPEVPPSAPVVADPIEVLRASHEAQGLRLDARTTCPGWLGERLDLVWAIDVLHPLASRPGPRPALEQGSPPGC